A stretch of the Salvelinus fontinalis isolate EN_2023a chromosome 22, ASM2944872v1, whole genome shotgun sequence genome encodes the following:
- the LOC129820353 gene encoding transcription factor E2F3-like: MKMPEEHCCSLFCLLTNPSPLSPATPSPLEKTRYDASLGLLTQKFVQLLAQSSDGVVDLNLAAESLKVPKRRLYDITNVLEGVHLIKKKSKNNIQWMGCSLSPEGVARVQTRVSVGKELLELTQEEKRLDELLHISTRIIQQMSKDTPTRKFAYISYEDVKRIPSLKDQTVIVVKAPAETRLEVPDPAESLQVHLSSTQGPIDVSLCSDDHAPSTLNNVALNGNGHPSSSYVNGNSSLSVLKVSQGGNNSTDNASISFSNALSRLPACSAVTVTPVSLLHLQDVDQEPFVSLSPSLLFEEDDYMLSLGEDDLLSYDLDQLPLEDLLCN; encoded by the exons ATGAAGATGCCTGAGGAACATTGTTGCTCTTT gTTCTGTCTGTTAACtaacccatctcctctctctccagctacCCCCTCCCCGTTAGAGAAGACCAGGTATGACGCATCTCTAGGCCTCCTGACCCAGAAGTTTGTCCAGCTGCTGGCCCAGTCCAGTGACGGGGTGGTGGACCTGAACCTGGCCGCGGAGTCCCTCAAGGTGCCGAAGAGACGTCTCTATGACATCACCAACGTCCTGGAGGGGGTGCATCTCATCAAGAAGAAGTCCAAGAACAACATCCAATGGAT gggctgCAGCCTGTCTCCAGAGGGAGTGGCCAGGGTCCAGACCCGTGTCTCTGTGGGTAAAGAGCTGCTGGAGTTGACccaggaggagaagagactggatGAACTCCTACACATCTCTACACGCATCATCCAACAGATGTCTAAAGACACACCCACAAGGAA GTTTGCATACATATCGTATGAGGATGTGAAGAGGATTCCTAGTCTGAAGGACCAGACGGTCATTGTGGTCAAAGCCCCTGCTGAAACCAGACTTGAGGTGCCAGACCCtgcagag AGTCTCCAGGTCCACCTGAGCAGTACCCAGGGTCCAATAGATGTCTCCCTATGCTCTGATGACCACGCCCCCTCCACGCTGAACAACGTGGCACTGAATGGAAACGGACATCCTTCTTCATCGTATGTCAATGGAAACTCCTCTTTGTCCGTCCTCAAGGTGTCACAAG GGGGTAATAACTCCACTGATAACGCCAGTATCAGTTTCTCCAACGCCCTGTCCAGGCTCCCAGCATGCTCAGCAGTGACAGTGACCCcggtctccctcctccacctccaggaTGTCGACCAGGAgccctttgtctccctctctccctccctcctctttgaGGAGGACGACTACATGCTCAGCCTGGGGGAAGACGACTTGTTGTCCTACGACCTGGACCAGCTTCCACTTGAAGACCTGCTCTGTAACTGA